Proteins encoded together in one uncultured Desulfosarcina sp. window:
- the gcvH gene encoding glycine cleavage system protein GcvH — protein sequence MKAISELNLPDNVRYADDHEWAKPDGDTVRIGISDYAQDQLGDIVFVELPEVGSTLDKGAEFGTVESVKAVSELYMPMGGKVTAVNEDLADEPERVNNDPYDSGWMIEIEASDASEFDALKSKADYLEMLKG from the coding sequence ATGAAAGCGATCAGCGAATTGAATCTGCCGGATAACGTTCGATACGCCGATGACCACGAATGGGCCAAACCCGATGGCGATACCGTCCGCATCGGCATTTCCGATTACGCCCAGGACCAGTTGGGGGACATCGTCTTCGTGGAGTTGCCCGAGGTCGGCAGCACCCTCGACAAAGGCGCGGAATTCGGTACCGTGGAATCGGTCAAGGCCGTATCCGAGTTGTATATGCCCATGGGCGGAAAGGTGACGGCCGTCAACGAAGATTTGGCCGATGAACCCGAGCGGGTCAACAACGATCCGTACGACAGCGGCTGGATGATCGAAATCGAGGCCAGCGATGCGAGCGAATTCGATGCCCTCAAATCCAAGGCCGACTACCTTGAAATGTTGAAAGGATAA
- the gcvPA gene encoding aminomethyl-transferring glycine dehydrogenase subunit GcvPA, with product MRYLPHTQEDIQQMLQVAGAADLEALFSSIPDDCRRKDEMNLPEPLTEWELNGHMDRLAAGMGASPAYKVFLGAGSYSHYIPETTRQLLLRGEIFTAYTPYQPEISQGTLQTIYEYQTLVCRLLGMEVANASMYDGASGLAEALLMTIRASRRKRVAVSRAVHPLYRKVVDTYFAPTDFEVIELPLGADGRTDLSGLSDLGELAGVALQSPNFFGCIEDLEAAGQTIHADPKTLFVVAFSEPLAYGLLKSPGACGADIACGEGQSLGIPQSFGGPGLGMFAARQKYVRTMPGRLIGKTTDKDGKTGFVLTLATREQHIRREKATSNICSNQGLCATAATMYMAALGGTGIRELSRLNRDRAEYLKAALAGAGFASPFSAPTFNEFVVRFPKGFADTWQALLEKKIVAGLSLAPYYPELADCWLMCVTETLSKEDLDALVKEVSQ from the coding sequence ATGAGATACCTGCCCCACACCCAGGAAGACATCCAACAGATGCTCCAGGTGGCGGGCGCGGCGGATCTGGAGGCGCTTTTTTCCAGCATTCCCGACGACTGCCGCCGGAAGGACGAAATGAACCTGCCCGAGCCCCTGACCGAGTGGGAACTCAACGGGCACATGGACCGTCTGGCCGCCGGCATGGGGGCCTCCCCAGCCTATAAAGTATTTCTCGGCGCCGGCAGCTACAGCCATTACATCCCGGAAACCACCCGCCAGTTGCTGCTCCGGGGCGAGATCTTCACCGCCTATACGCCGTACCAGCCGGAAATCAGCCAGGGCACCCTGCAGACCATCTACGAATACCAGACCCTGGTCTGCCGGCTGCTGGGCATGGAGGTGGCCAACGCCTCCATGTACGACGGGGCTTCGGGACTTGCCGAAGCCCTGCTGATGACCATCCGGGCCTCCCGGCGCAAAAGGGTGGCCGTTTCCCGGGCCGTGCACCCCCTGTACCGCAAGGTGGTCGATACCTATTTCGCTCCCACGGATTTCGAGGTGATCGAACTGCCCTTGGGCGCCGACGGCCGGACCGACCTCTCAGGCTTATCCGATCTGGGAGAACTGGCCGGTGTGGCCTTGCAAAGCCCCAATTTCTTCGGCTGCATCGAGGATCTGGAAGCCGCGGGCCAGACCATCCACGCCGACCCGAAAACCCTCTTCGTGGTCGCCTTCAGCGAACCCTTGGCCTACGGACTGCTCAAAAGTCCCGGTGCCTGCGGAGCGGACATCGCCTGCGGCGAAGGCCAGAGTCTCGGCATCCCCCAGAGTTTCGGCGGCCCCGGCCTTGGAATGTTCGCCGCCCGCCAGAAATACGTGCGCACCATGCCGGGTCGGCTCATCGGCAAAACCACGGACAAGGATGGCAAGACCGGCTTCGTCCTGACCCTGGCCACCCGCGAACAGCATATCCGCCGGGAAAAAGCCACGTCCAACATCTGTTCCAACCAGGGCCTGTGCGCCACCGCCGCCACCATGTACATGGCGGCCCTGGGCGGCACGGGCATCCGCGAGCTTTCCCGTCTCAACCGGGACCGGGCCGAGTATCTCAAAGCCGCCCTGGCCGGAGCCGGATTCGCCTCGCCGTTCAGCGCGCCGACCTTCAACGAATTCGTGGTCCGCTTTCCCAAAGGATTTGCCGATACCTGGCAGGCCCTGCTGGAGAAGAAGATCGTCGCCGGCCTGAGCCTGGCGCCCTACTACCCGGAGCTGGCCGACTGCTGGCTCATGTGCGTCACCGAGACGCTGTCCAAAGAGGACCTGGATGCCCTGGTAAAGGAGGTGTCCCAATGA